The Planococcus donghaensis genome contains a region encoding:
- a CDS encoding Abi family protein, with product MRDVKDFVTHEEQLEILEKRGLKIADKAAAKRILSRENYYALIDGYKEPFLEHDIELNPYGLERYQEETDFSHIYALHRFDRNLRMLVLNELLKFEKNIKSKLAYRFSEKFKEAGSFLEPHNYSEDKQHHHERDRIISTLANLIKSHKKRDKVRYPAIREFYDKHKDVPLWVLVNFLSLGQITHFYAVIDEKLRERIASDFAEEYSEQYEMMTLKTSELDAILRIVFPYRNKSAHEEVLYRYHLTHPVDLDALETRLEIDKGSLSGATIFSLLSLVKLTSTKTDYDRFSLELERLIKELEETIQKQPFTKIMKDAGFKR from the coding sequence ATGAGAGATGTGAAGGATTTTGTTACTCACGAGGAGCAGCTAGAAATACTCGAAAAGCGCGGTTTGAAAATAGCGGATAAAGCTGCCGCAAAACGGATTTTGTCGCGTGAGAATTATTACGCTTTGATCGATGGCTATAAAGAACCTTTTCTTGAGCATGATATAGAACTTAACCCGTACGGTTTAGAACGTTATCAAGAAGAAACCGACTTTAGTCACATCTATGCATTGCATCGTTTTGATCGAAATTTACGGATGTTAGTATTGAATGAACTGCTAAAATTCGAAAAAAACATTAAGTCAAAATTAGCTTACCGCTTTTCTGAGAAATTCAAGGAGGCTGGGAGCTTTTTAGAGCCTCATAATTACAGTGAAGACAAGCAGCATCATCATGAACGAGATCGTATCATCTCAACGCTCGCCAACTTAATCAAAAGCCATAAAAAACGTGACAAAGTGAGATATCCAGCCATTCGAGAATTTTACGATAAGCATAAAGATGTTCCCCTTTGGGTCTTGGTCAACTTTTTATCGCTTGGGCAGATTACTCATTTTTATGCTGTGATCGATGAAAAACTCCGTGAACGAATTGCCAGTGATTTTGCTGAGGAATACAGCGAACAATACGAGATGATGACTTTAAAGACGAGTGAGTTAGATGCTATTTTGCGTATCGTTTTCCCGTATCGCAATAAATCGGCGCATGAAGAAGTGCTTTATCGTTATCACCTGACACATCCAGTAGACCTAGATGCGTTAGAGACGCGATTAGAAATAGACAAAGGGAGCTTGAGTGGGGCAACGATTTTTTCTCTCCTTTCTTTAGTGAAACTGACATCGACAAAAACAGATTATGACCGATTTTCATTAGAATTAGAACGGTTGATTAAGGAACTTGAAGAAACCATTCAAAAACAGCCATTTACAAAAATTATGAAAGATGCTGGTTTTAAAAGATGA